CCTTTGAGCCCTTGGCCACGGTCCCGACCGTCCAGCAGGCCAGGTGGCGCGCGGTAAGAATCGCCAACGCACGGTCGGTGTCCTCCGGCGCGACGATGGCGACCATACCGACGCCCATGTTGAACGTCTTCTCCATCTCTGCGCGCTCGATCCGACCGCGCTGGGCGATCATGCCGAACACCGGTGCCGGAGTCCAGGTACCGCGGTCCAGTTCGGCGACCAGCCCGGGCGGGATGATGCGTTCCAGGTTGCCGGCGAATCCACCGCCGGTGATGTGGCAGAAGGTGCGGACCTGCGTCTCGGCGGCCAGCGCCAGGCAGTCCTTGGCGTAGATGTAGGTCGGCTCCAGTAGTTCCTCGCCGAGCGTGCGGCCGAACTCCTCGACGTGACCCGACAGGTCCATCCGGTCGATCTCCAGCAGCACCTTGCGGGCCAGGGAGTAGCCGTTGGAATGCAGACCGGTGGACGCCATCGCGATGATCACGTCGCCGGGCTTGACCCGGTCCGGGCCGAGCAGATCGTCGGCCTCGACGACACCCACACCGGTGGCGGAGATGTCGTAGTGGTCGGGCTCCATCAGCCCGGGATGTTCTGCGGTCTCACCACCGAGCAGAGCACACCCGGCGCGCACACAGCCCTCGGCGATACCGGAGACGATCGCGGCGACCCGCTCCGGCACGGTCCGGCCGACCGCGATGTAATCCTGCAGGAACAGCGGCTCGGCACCGCACACCACGAGGTCGTCGACGACCATGGCGACCAGGTCCAGGCCGACGGTGTCGTGCTTGTCCATCGCCTGGGCGATCGCCAGCTTGGTGCCGACCCCGTCGGTGGAGGAGGCCAACAGCGGCTCGCGGTAGCCGTCGCGTAAGGCGAACAGCCCCGCGAAGCCACCGAGGCCACCACGGACCTCGGGTCGGGTGGCCTTCTTGGCGAGAGGTTTGAACAACTCGACGGCTCGGTCACCCGCCTCGATGTCCACTCCAGCGGTTGCGTACGAAATACCGTGTTCTTCGGCGCGGCCTTTATCCATGGTCACGCCGGTTCCTGCTCACTCATCGAGCCCAAGGCTACCGGTCCCCTCCTGCCCTCCGCATGGCCGGTGACCTCATTGCTTTCCCGGCGCCGACCGCGCCCACCCGTTTTGGTGCCGCGCGGTGCGGTCATCCATCCCCCGATCGGCTCCGAATACCTGGTGGAGAGCCTGACGAGTGGAGGAACTGTGCCGGACACGAACATGCGCTGCCTGGTCACCGGAGCCACCGGCTACATCGGTGGGAACCTGGTGCCGGTGCTGCTGGAGCGCGGGCACCAGGTGCGCGCCCTGGCCCGCAGACCCGAGAAGCTCGATGATCGGCCCTGGCGGGACCGGGTGGAGGTGGCCCGCGGCGACCTCGGCGACCTGGCCTCGTTGACCGCCGCCTTCGCCGATACCGACGTCGTCTACTACCTGGTGCATTCGATGGGCACCTCGACCGATTTCGTCGCAGAGGAGGCGCGGGCGGCGCGCAATGTGGTGTCTGCGTCCCGCAGCGCGGGCGTGCGCCGCATCGTCTACCTCAGCGGCCTACACCCGGACGGGCAGCTGTCCCCGCACC
This region of Mycolicibacterium diernhoferi genomic DNA includes:
- the purM gene encoding phosphoribosylformylglycinamidine cyclo-ligase yields the protein MDKGRAEEHGISYATAGVDIEAGDRAVELFKPLAKKATRPEVRGGLGGFAGLFALRDGYREPLLASSTDGVGTKLAIAQAMDKHDTVGLDLVAMVVDDLVVCGAEPLFLQDYIAVGRTVPERVAAIVSGIAEGCVRAGCALLGGETAEHPGLMEPDHYDISATGVGVVEADDLLGPDRVKPGDVIIAMASTGLHSNGYSLARKVLLEIDRMDLSGHVEEFGRTLGEELLEPTYIYAKDCLALAAETQVRTFCHITGGGFAGNLERIIPPGLVAELDRGTWTPAPVFGMIAQRGRIERAEMEKTFNMGVGMVAIVAPEDTDRALAILTARHLACWTVGTVAKGSKDGERARLVGQHPRF